In Rhea pennata isolate bPtePen1 chromosome 8, bPtePen1.pri, whole genome shotgun sequence, one genomic interval encodes:
- the MPL gene encoding thrombopoietin receptor isoform X1, with translation MGAEGAFQPGFLSSKVDTSQIKVLPVGTPAASQGAGKSGAGVHAVPCPGAVPHGAGMATWLHQGWLLSLLVEILLSLRSPALPPEPVTSEDAALLNEVPEDILCFSRCFEDLTCFWDEEEEEEATSGKCHFYYWYSREVPKACAVSTQSRGASGMRHVCVFPSQDVRLFSQLSILIVNATTNQTKYSRELSVDAVGLIAPPTNITATWTGTAGQLWVTWQPPLADYLNFFLYEVRYCVEVSGEAPCSVTLDPSGQHPGDLLVLQASSTPVPTPEGDATSLGAEQRLVQTNSWVLLRDLQPGVRYHIQVRSKPDGLSMDGVWGPWSQAVAAETPHSSGDISLLCTTPDLQHVRCEWRWDPTDTSSSHELFYQAPQSRAGKREETWQLCKMVGVRAQGTHTCTFQPRAGSAISVLVNVTWPHTRPTLSYFKEPFWLHQAVLTDPPQLLQATVVQGRFILQWVPPLEELEEQLVYQLRYSVENSHDWKVLQVPRAARKEVLDLRPGARYLAQVRAQPSGPWYQGKWSAWSKPVVVDASADAGWIIPSVLVVPLLFTGMLLGLRCTFPSLYSSMKQKLWPPVPDLHRALGNFLIESSKYSQTNAFYKQPPEDAVLPCLLEVLPDRRATELATLPKALPGREEASGPPQEYGAGRLPGGLPAKRDPPWGFAQRLAPTTDIANQSYLLMSGWEPRGPP, from the exons ATGGGGGCGGAGGGAGCCTTTCAGCCAGGCTTCCTGAGCAGCAAAGTTGACACTTCCCAGATAAAGGTATTGCCTGTAGGCACTCCAGCAGCAAGTCAGGGCGCTGGAAAGAGTGGAGCTGGGGTACACGCTGTCCCATGCCCCGGGGCAGTTCCACACGGGGCAGGGATGGCCACCTGGCTGCACCAGGGGTGGCTTCTTTCCCTGCTTGTGGAGATCCTGCTCAGCCTCCGCAGCCCAGCTTTGCCCCCTGAGCCAGTGACATCTGAAG ATGCTGCGCTCCTGAATGAGGTGCCTGAGGACATCCTCTGTTTCTCCCGCTGCTTTGAGGACCTCACATGCTTCTgggatgaagaggaggaggaagaggccaCGAGTGGGAAGTGCCACTTCTACTACTGGTACAGCAG GGAGGTGCCCAAGGCGTGTGCAGTTTCCACGCAGAGCCGTGGGGCCAGTGGGATGCGGCATGTCTGCGTGTTTCCCAGCCAGGATGTGCGGCTCTTCAGCCAGCTCTCCATCCTCATTGTGAATGCCACCACCAATCAAACCAAATACTCGCGGGAGCTCAGCGTGGATGCAGTGG GTCTCATTGCCCCACCAACAAACATCACAGCCACCTGGACTGGCACGGCAGGGCAGCTATGGGTCACCTGGCAGCCCCCACTTGCCGACTACCTGAACTTCTTCCTCTACGAGGTTCGTTACTGTGTGGAGGTCTCTGGGGAGGCACCCTGCAGCGTAACACTGGACCCCAGCGGGCAGCACCCTGGGGACTTATTGGTCCTACAGGCCAGCAGCACCCCGGTGCCCACACCTGAAGGAGATGCAACCTCCCTGGGTGCAGAACAA CGACTGGTACAGACCAACAGCTGGGTGCTGCTTCGGGACCTGCAACCTGGGGTGAGGTACCACATCCAGGTGCGCAGCAAGCCTGATGGCCTCTCCATGGATGGCGTGTGGGGCCCCTGGTCCCAGGCAGTAGCTGCAGAGACACCCCACTCCTCTG GAGACATCAGCCTGCTCTGCACCACCCCTGACCTGCAGCATGTGCGCTGCGAGTGGAGGTGGGACCCGACAGACACCAGCAGCTCCCACGAGCTCTTCTACCAGGCaccccagagcagggctggcaaaAG GGAAGAAACATGGCAGCTGTGCAAGATGGTAGGTGTGAGGGCCCAGGGTACCCACACCTGCACATTTCAGCCCAGAGCTGGCAGTGCCATCTCTGTCCTGGTGAACGTCACCTGGCCTCACACACGGCCCACTCTCAGCTACTTCAAGGAACCCTTCTGGTTGCACCAGGCTG TGCTCACAGACCCcccacagctcctgcaggcCACAGTGGTGCAGGGCCGGTTTATCCTGCAGTGGGTGCCACCCCTGGAGGAGCTGGAAGAGCAGCTGGTTTATCAGCTCCGCTATTCAGTGGAGAATAGCCATGACTGGAAG GTCTTGCAAGTCCCACGGGCAGCCAGGAAAGAAGTCCTGGACCTGCGCCCTGGCGCCCGCTATCTTGCCCAGGTGCGAGCCCAGCCCAGCGGGCCATGGTACCAGGGCAAATGGAGCGCCTGGTCCAAACCTGTTGTGGTTGATGCCTCTGCTGATGCGG GCTGGATCATCCCAAGTGTTCTGGTGGTGCCACTGCTCTTTACAGGAATGCTCTTGGGGCTGAGGtgcaccttcccctccctgtATAG CAGCATGAAGCAGAAGCTCTGGCCACCTGTCCCAGACCTGCACCGTGCACTGGGCAACTTCCTCATTGAGAGCAGCAAATACAGCCAG ACCAACGCCTTCTACAAGCAGCCCCCGGAGGACGCCGTGCTGCCCTGCCTGCTGGAGGTGCTGCCGGACCGGCGGGCCACGGAGCTGGCCACGCTGCCCAAGGCGCTGCCGGGGCGGGAGGAGGCCAGCGGCCCCCCGCAGGAGTACGGGGCCGGCAGGCTGCCTGGCGGCCTCCCAGCCAAGCGAGACCCACCGTGGGGCTTCGCGCAGCGCCTCGCACCCACCACGGACATCGCCAACCAGTCCTATCTCCTCATGAGCGGCTgggagccgcgggggccgccctga
- the MPL gene encoding thrombopoietin receptor isoform X2, producing the protein MGAEGAFQPGFLSSKVDTSQIKVLPVGTPAASQGAGKSGAGVHAVPCPGAVPHGAGMATWLHQGWLLSLLVEILLSLRSPALPPEPVTSEDAALLNEVPEDILCFSRCFEDLTCFWDEEEEEEATSGKCHFYYWYSREVPKACAVSTQSRGASGMRHVCVFPSQDVRLFSQLSILIVNATTNQTKYSRELSVDAVGLIAPPTNITATWTGTAGQLWVTWQPPLADYLNFFLYEVRYCVEVSGEAPCSVTLDPSGQHPGDLLVLQASSTPVPTPEGDATSLGAEQRLVQTNSWVLLRDLQPGVRYHIQVRSKPDGLSMDGVWGPWSQAVAAETPHSSGDISLLCTTPDLQHVRCEWRWDPTDTSSSHELFYQAPQSRAGKREETWQLCKMVGVRAQGTHTCTFQPRAGSAISVLVNVTWPHTRPTLSYFKEPFWLHQAVLTDPPQLLQATVVQGRFILQWVPPLEELEEQLVYQLRYSVENSHDWKVLQVPRAARKEVLDLRPGARYLAQVRAQPSGPWYQGKWSAWSKPVVVDASADAGWIIPSVLVVPLLFTGMLLGLRCTFPSLYSMKQKLWPPVPDLHRALGNFLIESSKYSQTNAFYKQPPEDAVLPCLLEVLPDRRATELATLPKALPGREEASGPPQEYGAGRLPGGLPAKRDPPWGFAQRLAPTTDIANQSYLLMSGWEPRGPP; encoded by the exons ATGGGGGCGGAGGGAGCCTTTCAGCCAGGCTTCCTGAGCAGCAAAGTTGACACTTCCCAGATAAAGGTATTGCCTGTAGGCACTCCAGCAGCAAGTCAGGGCGCTGGAAAGAGTGGAGCTGGGGTACACGCTGTCCCATGCCCCGGGGCAGTTCCACACGGGGCAGGGATGGCCACCTGGCTGCACCAGGGGTGGCTTCTTTCCCTGCTTGTGGAGATCCTGCTCAGCCTCCGCAGCCCAGCTTTGCCCCCTGAGCCAGTGACATCTGAAG ATGCTGCGCTCCTGAATGAGGTGCCTGAGGACATCCTCTGTTTCTCCCGCTGCTTTGAGGACCTCACATGCTTCTgggatgaagaggaggaggaagaggccaCGAGTGGGAAGTGCCACTTCTACTACTGGTACAGCAG GGAGGTGCCCAAGGCGTGTGCAGTTTCCACGCAGAGCCGTGGGGCCAGTGGGATGCGGCATGTCTGCGTGTTTCCCAGCCAGGATGTGCGGCTCTTCAGCCAGCTCTCCATCCTCATTGTGAATGCCACCACCAATCAAACCAAATACTCGCGGGAGCTCAGCGTGGATGCAGTGG GTCTCATTGCCCCACCAACAAACATCACAGCCACCTGGACTGGCACGGCAGGGCAGCTATGGGTCACCTGGCAGCCCCCACTTGCCGACTACCTGAACTTCTTCCTCTACGAGGTTCGTTACTGTGTGGAGGTCTCTGGGGAGGCACCCTGCAGCGTAACACTGGACCCCAGCGGGCAGCACCCTGGGGACTTATTGGTCCTACAGGCCAGCAGCACCCCGGTGCCCACACCTGAAGGAGATGCAACCTCCCTGGGTGCAGAACAA CGACTGGTACAGACCAACAGCTGGGTGCTGCTTCGGGACCTGCAACCTGGGGTGAGGTACCACATCCAGGTGCGCAGCAAGCCTGATGGCCTCTCCATGGATGGCGTGTGGGGCCCCTGGTCCCAGGCAGTAGCTGCAGAGACACCCCACTCCTCTG GAGACATCAGCCTGCTCTGCACCACCCCTGACCTGCAGCATGTGCGCTGCGAGTGGAGGTGGGACCCGACAGACACCAGCAGCTCCCACGAGCTCTTCTACCAGGCaccccagagcagggctggcaaaAG GGAAGAAACATGGCAGCTGTGCAAGATGGTAGGTGTGAGGGCCCAGGGTACCCACACCTGCACATTTCAGCCCAGAGCTGGCAGTGCCATCTCTGTCCTGGTGAACGTCACCTGGCCTCACACACGGCCCACTCTCAGCTACTTCAAGGAACCCTTCTGGTTGCACCAGGCTG TGCTCACAGACCCcccacagctcctgcaggcCACAGTGGTGCAGGGCCGGTTTATCCTGCAGTGGGTGCCACCCCTGGAGGAGCTGGAAGAGCAGCTGGTTTATCAGCTCCGCTATTCAGTGGAGAATAGCCATGACTGGAAG GTCTTGCAAGTCCCACGGGCAGCCAGGAAAGAAGTCCTGGACCTGCGCCCTGGCGCCCGCTATCTTGCCCAGGTGCGAGCCCAGCCCAGCGGGCCATGGTACCAGGGCAAATGGAGCGCCTGGTCCAAACCTGTTGTGGTTGATGCCTCTGCTGATGCGG GCTGGATCATCCCAAGTGTTCTGGTGGTGCCACTGCTCTTTACAGGAATGCTCTTGGGGCTGAGGtgcaccttcccctccctgtATAG CATGAAGCAGAAGCTCTGGCCACCTGTCCCAGACCTGCACCGTGCACTGGGCAACTTCCTCATTGAGAGCAGCAAATACAGCCAG ACCAACGCCTTCTACAAGCAGCCCCCGGAGGACGCCGTGCTGCCCTGCCTGCTGGAGGTGCTGCCGGACCGGCGGGCCACGGAGCTGGCCACGCTGCCCAAGGCGCTGCCGGGGCGGGAGGAGGCCAGCGGCCCCCCGCAGGAGTACGGGGCCGGCAGGCTGCCTGGCGGCCTCCCAGCCAAGCGAGACCCACCGTGGGGCTTCGCGCAGCGCCTCGCACCCACCACGGACATCGCCAACCAGTCCTATCTCCTCATGAGCGGCTgggagccgcgggggccgccctga
- the MPL gene encoding thrombopoietin receptor isoform X3 gives MGAEGAFQPGFLSSKVDTSQIKVLPVGTPAASQGAGKSGAGVHAVPCPGAVPHGAGMATWLHQGWLLSLLVEILLSLRSPALPPEPVTSEDAALLNEVPEDILCFSRCFEDLTCFWDEEEEEEATSGKCHFYYWYSSQDVRLFSQLSILIVNATTNQTKYSRELSVDAVGLIAPPTNITATWTGTAGQLWVTWQPPLADYLNFFLYEVRYCVEVSGEAPCSVTLDPSGQHPGDLLVLQASSTPVPTPEGDATSLGAEQRLVQTNSWVLLRDLQPGVRYHIQVRSKPDGLSMDGVWGPWSQAVAAETPHSSGDISLLCTTPDLQHVRCEWRWDPTDTSSSHELFYQAPQSRAGKREETWQLCKMVGVRAQGTHTCTFQPRAGSAISVLVNVTWPHTRPTLSYFKEPFWLHQAVLTDPPQLLQATVVQGRFILQWVPPLEELEEQLVYQLRYSVENSHDWKVLQVPRAARKEVLDLRPGARYLAQVRAQPSGPWYQGKWSAWSKPVVVDASADAGWIIPSVLVVPLLFTGMLLGLRCTFPSLYSSMKQKLWPPVPDLHRALGNFLIESSKYSQTNAFYKQPPEDAVLPCLLEVLPDRRATELATLPKALPGREEASGPPQEYGAGRLPGGLPAKRDPPWGFAQRLAPTTDIANQSYLLMSGWEPRGPP, from the exons ATGGGGGCGGAGGGAGCCTTTCAGCCAGGCTTCCTGAGCAGCAAAGTTGACACTTCCCAGATAAAGGTATTGCCTGTAGGCACTCCAGCAGCAAGTCAGGGCGCTGGAAAGAGTGGAGCTGGGGTACACGCTGTCCCATGCCCCGGGGCAGTTCCACACGGGGCAGGGATGGCCACCTGGCTGCACCAGGGGTGGCTTCTTTCCCTGCTTGTGGAGATCCTGCTCAGCCTCCGCAGCCCAGCTTTGCCCCCTGAGCCAGTGACATCTGAAG ATGCTGCGCTCCTGAATGAGGTGCCTGAGGACATCCTCTGTTTCTCCCGCTGCTTTGAGGACCTCACATGCTTCTgggatgaagaggaggaggaagaggccaCGAGTGGGAAGTGCCACTTCTACTACTGGTACAGCAG CCAGGATGTGCGGCTCTTCAGCCAGCTCTCCATCCTCATTGTGAATGCCACCACCAATCAAACCAAATACTCGCGGGAGCTCAGCGTGGATGCAGTGG GTCTCATTGCCCCACCAACAAACATCACAGCCACCTGGACTGGCACGGCAGGGCAGCTATGGGTCACCTGGCAGCCCCCACTTGCCGACTACCTGAACTTCTTCCTCTACGAGGTTCGTTACTGTGTGGAGGTCTCTGGGGAGGCACCCTGCAGCGTAACACTGGACCCCAGCGGGCAGCACCCTGGGGACTTATTGGTCCTACAGGCCAGCAGCACCCCGGTGCCCACACCTGAAGGAGATGCAACCTCCCTGGGTGCAGAACAA CGACTGGTACAGACCAACAGCTGGGTGCTGCTTCGGGACCTGCAACCTGGGGTGAGGTACCACATCCAGGTGCGCAGCAAGCCTGATGGCCTCTCCATGGATGGCGTGTGGGGCCCCTGGTCCCAGGCAGTAGCTGCAGAGACACCCCACTCCTCTG GAGACATCAGCCTGCTCTGCACCACCCCTGACCTGCAGCATGTGCGCTGCGAGTGGAGGTGGGACCCGACAGACACCAGCAGCTCCCACGAGCTCTTCTACCAGGCaccccagagcagggctggcaaaAG GGAAGAAACATGGCAGCTGTGCAAGATGGTAGGTGTGAGGGCCCAGGGTACCCACACCTGCACATTTCAGCCCAGAGCTGGCAGTGCCATCTCTGTCCTGGTGAACGTCACCTGGCCTCACACACGGCCCACTCTCAGCTACTTCAAGGAACCCTTCTGGTTGCACCAGGCTG TGCTCACAGACCCcccacagctcctgcaggcCACAGTGGTGCAGGGCCGGTTTATCCTGCAGTGGGTGCCACCCCTGGAGGAGCTGGAAGAGCAGCTGGTTTATCAGCTCCGCTATTCAGTGGAGAATAGCCATGACTGGAAG GTCTTGCAAGTCCCACGGGCAGCCAGGAAAGAAGTCCTGGACCTGCGCCCTGGCGCCCGCTATCTTGCCCAGGTGCGAGCCCAGCCCAGCGGGCCATGGTACCAGGGCAAATGGAGCGCCTGGTCCAAACCTGTTGTGGTTGATGCCTCTGCTGATGCGG GCTGGATCATCCCAAGTGTTCTGGTGGTGCCACTGCTCTTTACAGGAATGCTCTTGGGGCTGAGGtgcaccttcccctccctgtATAG CAGCATGAAGCAGAAGCTCTGGCCACCTGTCCCAGACCTGCACCGTGCACTGGGCAACTTCCTCATTGAGAGCAGCAAATACAGCCAG ACCAACGCCTTCTACAAGCAGCCCCCGGAGGACGCCGTGCTGCCCTGCCTGCTGGAGGTGCTGCCGGACCGGCGGGCCACGGAGCTGGCCACGCTGCCCAAGGCGCTGCCGGGGCGGGAGGAGGCCAGCGGCCCCCCGCAGGAGTACGGGGCCGGCAGGCTGCCTGGCGGCCTCCCAGCCAAGCGAGACCCACCGTGGGGCTTCGCGCAGCGCCTCGCACCCACCACGGACATCGCCAACCAGTCCTATCTCCTCATGAGCGGCTgggagccgcgggggccgccctga
- the MPL gene encoding thrombopoietin receptor isoform X4: protein MGAEGAFQPGFLSSKVDTSQIKVLPVGTPAASQGAGKSGAGVHAVPCPGAVPHGAGMATWLHQGWLLSLLVEILLSLRSPALPPEPVTSEDAALLNEVPEDILCFSRCFEDLTCFWDEEEEEEATSGKCHFYYWYSREVPKACAVSTQSRGASGMRHVCVFPSQDVRLFSQLSILIVNATTNQTKYSRELSVDAVGLIAPPTNITATWTGTAGQLWVTWQPPLADYLNFFLYEVRYCVEVSGEAPCSVTLDPSGQHPGDLLVLQASSTPVPTPEGDATSLGAEQRLVQTNSWVLLRDLQPGVRYHIQVRSKPDGLSMDGVWGPWSQAVAAETPHSSGDISLLCTTPDLQHVRCEWRWDPTDTSSSHELFYQAPQSRAGKREETWQLCKMVGVRAQGTHTCTFQPRAGSAISVLVNVTWPHTRPTLSYFKEPFWLHQAVLTDPPQLLQATVVQGRFILQWVPPLEELEEQLVYQLRYSVENSHDWKVLQVPRAARKEVLDLRPGARYLAQVRAQPSGPWYQGKWSAWSKPVVVDASADAGWIIPSVLVVPLLFTGMLLGLRCTFPSLYSSMKQKLWPPVPDLHRALGNFLIESSKYSQLSPLQHPSHRSTFPAPHFRVGEECTEPREHLLSPQIARRDLKPTGPRCGNGLAPGSGL from the exons ATGGGGGCGGAGGGAGCCTTTCAGCCAGGCTTCCTGAGCAGCAAAGTTGACACTTCCCAGATAAAGGTATTGCCTGTAGGCACTCCAGCAGCAAGTCAGGGCGCTGGAAAGAGTGGAGCTGGGGTACACGCTGTCCCATGCCCCGGGGCAGTTCCACACGGGGCAGGGATGGCCACCTGGCTGCACCAGGGGTGGCTTCTTTCCCTGCTTGTGGAGATCCTGCTCAGCCTCCGCAGCCCAGCTTTGCCCCCTGAGCCAGTGACATCTGAAG ATGCTGCGCTCCTGAATGAGGTGCCTGAGGACATCCTCTGTTTCTCCCGCTGCTTTGAGGACCTCACATGCTTCTgggatgaagaggaggaggaagaggccaCGAGTGGGAAGTGCCACTTCTACTACTGGTACAGCAG GGAGGTGCCCAAGGCGTGTGCAGTTTCCACGCAGAGCCGTGGGGCCAGTGGGATGCGGCATGTCTGCGTGTTTCCCAGCCAGGATGTGCGGCTCTTCAGCCAGCTCTCCATCCTCATTGTGAATGCCACCACCAATCAAACCAAATACTCGCGGGAGCTCAGCGTGGATGCAGTGG GTCTCATTGCCCCACCAACAAACATCACAGCCACCTGGACTGGCACGGCAGGGCAGCTATGGGTCACCTGGCAGCCCCCACTTGCCGACTACCTGAACTTCTTCCTCTACGAGGTTCGTTACTGTGTGGAGGTCTCTGGGGAGGCACCCTGCAGCGTAACACTGGACCCCAGCGGGCAGCACCCTGGGGACTTATTGGTCCTACAGGCCAGCAGCACCCCGGTGCCCACACCTGAAGGAGATGCAACCTCCCTGGGTGCAGAACAA CGACTGGTACAGACCAACAGCTGGGTGCTGCTTCGGGACCTGCAACCTGGGGTGAGGTACCACATCCAGGTGCGCAGCAAGCCTGATGGCCTCTCCATGGATGGCGTGTGGGGCCCCTGGTCCCAGGCAGTAGCTGCAGAGACACCCCACTCCTCTG GAGACATCAGCCTGCTCTGCACCACCCCTGACCTGCAGCATGTGCGCTGCGAGTGGAGGTGGGACCCGACAGACACCAGCAGCTCCCACGAGCTCTTCTACCAGGCaccccagagcagggctggcaaaAG GGAAGAAACATGGCAGCTGTGCAAGATGGTAGGTGTGAGGGCCCAGGGTACCCACACCTGCACATTTCAGCCCAGAGCTGGCAGTGCCATCTCTGTCCTGGTGAACGTCACCTGGCCTCACACACGGCCCACTCTCAGCTACTTCAAGGAACCCTTCTGGTTGCACCAGGCTG TGCTCACAGACCCcccacagctcctgcaggcCACAGTGGTGCAGGGCCGGTTTATCCTGCAGTGGGTGCCACCCCTGGAGGAGCTGGAAGAGCAGCTGGTTTATCAGCTCCGCTATTCAGTGGAGAATAGCCATGACTGGAAG GTCTTGCAAGTCCCACGGGCAGCCAGGAAAGAAGTCCTGGACCTGCGCCCTGGCGCCCGCTATCTTGCCCAGGTGCGAGCCCAGCCCAGCGGGCCATGGTACCAGGGCAAATGGAGCGCCTGGTCCAAACCTGTTGTGGTTGATGCCTCTGCTGATGCGG GCTGGATCATCCCAAGTGTTCTGGTGGTGCCACTGCTCTTTACAGGAATGCTCTTGGGGCTGAGGtgcaccttcccctccctgtATAG CAGCATGAAGCAGAAGCTCTGGCCACCTGTCCCAGACCTGCACCGTGCACTGGGCAACTTCCTCATTGAGAGCAGCAAATACAGCCAG CTAAGCCCTCTCCAGCATCCCAGCCACAGGAGCACCTTCCCAGCCCCCCACTTCAGAGTTGGAGAAGAGTGCACAGAGCCCAGGGAACATCTTCTGAGCCCCCAGATTGCCCGCAGGGACCTCAAGCCCACAGGGCCCAGATGTGGCAATGGCTTGGCTCCAGGGTCAGGGCTGTGA
- the MPL gene encoding thrombopoietin receptor isoform X5, translated as MGAEGAFQPGFLSSKVDTSQIKVLPVGTPAASQGAGKSGAGVHAVPCPGAVPHGAGMATWLHQGWLLSLLVEILLSLRSPALPPEPVTSEDAALLNEVPEDILCFSRCFEDLTCFWDEEEEEEATSGKCHFYYWYSREVPKACAVSTQSRGASGMRHVCVFPSQDVRLFSQLSILIVNATTNQTKYSRELSVDAVGLIAPPTNITATWTGTAGQLWVTWQPPLADYLNFFLYEVRYCVEVSGEAPCSVTLDPSGQHPGDLLVLQASSTPVPTPEGDATSLGAEQRLVQTNSWVLLRDLQPGVRYHIQVRSKPDGLSMDGVWGPWSQAVAAETPHSSGDISLLCTTPDLQHVRCEWRWDPTDTSSSHELFYQAPQSRAGKREETWQLCKMVGVRAQGTHTCTFQPRAGSAISVLVNVTWPHTRPTLSYFKEPFWLHQAVLTDPPQLLQATVVQGRFILQWVPPLEELEEQLVYQLRYSVENSHDWKVLQVPRAARKEVLDLRPGARYLAQVRAQPSGPWYQGKWSAWSKPVVVDASADAGPGISAFSMLLLQPRLDHPKCSGGATALYRNALGAEVHLPLPV; from the exons ATGGGGGCGGAGGGAGCCTTTCAGCCAGGCTTCCTGAGCAGCAAAGTTGACACTTCCCAGATAAAGGTATTGCCTGTAGGCACTCCAGCAGCAAGTCAGGGCGCTGGAAAGAGTGGAGCTGGGGTACACGCTGTCCCATGCCCCGGGGCAGTTCCACACGGGGCAGGGATGGCCACCTGGCTGCACCAGGGGTGGCTTCTTTCCCTGCTTGTGGAGATCCTGCTCAGCCTCCGCAGCCCAGCTTTGCCCCCTGAGCCAGTGACATCTGAAG ATGCTGCGCTCCTGAATGAGGTGCCTGAGGACATCCTCTGTTTCTCCCGCTGCTTTGAGGACCTCACATGCTTCTgggatgaagaggaggaggaagaggccaCGAGTGGGAAGTGCCACTTCTACTACTGGTACAGCAG GGAGGTGCCCAAGGCGTGTGCAGTTTCCACGCAGAGCCGTGGGGCCAGTGGGATGCGGCATGTCTGCGTGTTTCCCAGCCAGGATGTGCGGCTCTTCAGCCAGCTCTCCATCCTCATTGTGAATGCCACCACCAATCAAACCAAATACTCGCGGGAGCTCAGCGTGGATGCAGTGG GTCTCATTGCCCCACCAACAAACATCACAGCCACCTGGACTGGCACGGCAGGGCAGCTATGGGTCACCTGGCAGCCCCCACTTGCCGACTACCTGAACTTCTTCCTCTACGAGGTTCGTTACTGTGTGGAGGTCTCTGGGGAGGCACCCTGCAGCGTAACACTGGACCCCAGCGGGCAGCACCCTGGGGACTTATTGGTCCTACAGGCCAGCAGCACCCCGGTGCCCACACCTGAAGGAGATGCAACCTCCCTGGGTGCAGAACAA CGACTGGTACAGACCAACAGCTGGGTGCTGCTTCGGGACCTGCAACCTGGGGTGAGGTACCACATCCAGGTGCGCAGCAAGCCTGATGGCCTCTCCATGGATGGCGTGTGGGGCCCCTGGTCCCAGGCAGTAGCTGCAGAGACACCCCACTCCTCTG GAGACATCAGCCTGCTCTGCACCACCCCTGACCTGCAGCATGTGCGCTGCGAGTGGAGGTGGGACCCGACAGACACCAGCAGCTCCCACGAGCTCTTCTACCAGGCaccccagagcagggctggcaaaAG GGAAGAAACATGGCAGCTGTGCAAGATGGTAGGTGTGAGGGCCCAGGGTACCCACACCTGCACATTTCAGCCCAGAGCTGGCAGTGCCATCTCTGTCCTGGTGAACGTCACCTGGCCTCACACACGGCCCACTCTCAGCTACTTCAAGGAACCCTTCTGGTTGCACCAGGCTG TGCTCACAGACCCcccacagctcctgcaggcCACAGTGGTGCAGGGCCGGTTTATCCTGCAGTGGGTGCCACCCCTGGAGGAGCTGGAAGAGCAGCTGGTTTATCAGCTCCGCTATTCAGTGGAGAATAGCCATGACTGGAAG GTCTTGCAAGTCCCACGGGCAGCCAGGAAAGAAGTCCTGGACCTGCGCCCTGGCGCCCGCTATCTTGCCCAGGTGCGAGCCCAGCCCAGCGGGCCATGGTACCAGGGCAAATGGAGCGCCTGGTCCAAACCTGTTGTGGTTGATGCCTCTGCTGATGCGG GCCCGGGAATCTCTGCCTTCTCAATGCTCCTCCTCCAACCCAGGCTGGATCATCCCAAGTGTTCTGGTGGTGCCACTGCTCTTTACAGGAATGCTCTTGGGGCTGAGGtgcaccttcccctccctgtATAG